A genomic segment from Micropterus dolomieu isolate WLL.071019.BEF.003 ecotype Adirondacks linkage group LG03, ASM2129224v1, whole genome shotgun sequence encodes:
- the acbd7 gene encoding acyl-CoA-binding domain-containing protein 7 — translation MSHQAEFDKIAEDVKKVKTRPTDEELLDLYGLYKQAVVGDINTERPGTLDFKGKAKWDAWSSRKGMSKDDAMSAYITLGKEIISKYGL, via the exons ATGTCTCATCAG GCAGAGTTTGACAAGATTGCAGAGGATGTGAAAAAGGTAAAGACGAGGCCTACGGATGAGGAGCTGCTGGACCTGTACGGCCTTTATAAGCAGGCAGTTGTCGGAGACATTAACAcag AAAGACCAGGAACGCTGGACTTTAAAGGAAAAGCCAAGTGGGACGCCTGGAGCTCCAGGAAAG GAATGTCCAAGGATGATGCCATGTCAGCCTACATTACACTTGGAAAGGAAATCATCAGCAAATATGGCCTGTAA
- the rpp38 gene encoding ribonuclease P protein subunit p38, producing MASAGKPGKRANKKETKRHVPTKTSFNSPFTPKWSPLPQEDMHFILKTLNDKLVSTGLEKKEVKVFRPWRKKRDPKPAATSEPVPQVSQDAQVQESSKNGWTDVAARRQLAIGINEVTKALERNKLKLLLVCKSVKPQHMTDHLIALSATRGVPACQVPRLSQSVSELLGLKSVLALGFRRCASKDDEAFADIVDAIAPRVPSLDVAWLQGVAPSVTPEDPTDMEEEEAGGKKGQKRKLESESEEVTESASSCALQPLKLKKIVANPEKKSKRKVKS from the coding sequence ATGGCCAGTGCAGGAAAGCCAGGTAAAAGGGCCAACAAAAAGGAAACCAAAAGGCATGTTCCAACCAAGACCTCCTTCAACTCACCATTCACTCCAAAATGGAGCCCACTTCCCCAAGAAGACATGCATTTCATCCTGAAAACCCTGAACGACAAGCTGGTTTCCACTGGTCTCGAGAAGAAAGAGGTGAAAGTGTTTCGCCCgtggaggaaaaagagagaccCGAAACCTGCTGCCACATCAGAACCTGTTCCTCAGGTGAGCCAGGATGCACAGGTGCAGGAGTCTTCCAAAAATGGCTGGACAGACGTGGCAGCCAGAAGACAACTGGCCATTGGCATCAACGAGGTCACCAAAGCTCTGGAGAGGAACAAGCTCAAACTGTTGCTCGTGTGCAAGTCTGTCAAACCACAACACATGACGGATCACCTGATAGCGCTGAGTGCAACGAGAGGAGTGCCGGCCTGCCAGGTGCCTCGGCTGAGCCAGAGTGTGTCGGAGCTGCTGGGCCTGAAAAGTGTCCTCGCACTGGGGTTTAGACGGTGTGCCTCCAAAGATGACGAGGCGTTCGCTGACATtgttgatgccattgcacccaGGGTGCCTTCACTGGACGTTGCGTGGCTACAAGGTGTAGCACCCAGTGTAACACCTGAAGACCCCACTGACATGGAAGAGGAGGAAGCTGGCGGGAAGAAGGGCCAAAAAAGGAAGCTTGAGAGTGAATCTGAGGAGGTCACAGAGTCGGCCTCGTCCTGCGCTCTGCAACCCctcaaattgaaaaaaatagtTGCTAACcctgaaaagaaaagtaaaagaaaggTGAAGTCGTAG
- the nmt2 gene encoding glycylpeptide N-tetradecanoyltransferase 2 isoform X2 → MMAEDSESAASQQSLELDDQDTCGIDGDNEEENEHMQGSPGGDLGAKRKKKKQKRKKEKPSSGGAKSDSASDSQEIKNPGLPIQKLQDIQRAMELLSCQGPAKSIDEAAKHKYQFWDTQPVPKLNEVVTSHGPIEADKENIRQEPYSLPQGFMWDTLDLSNADVLKELYTLLNENYVEDDDNMFRFDYSPNFLKWALRPPGWLPQWHCGVRVSSNKKLVGFISAIPADIRIYDILKRLVEINFLCVHKKLRSKRVAPVLIREITRRVNLEGIFQAVYTAGVVLPKPVSTCRYWHRSLNPRKLVEVKFSHLSRNMTLQRTMKLYRLPDSTKTPGLRPMERRDLRQVTELLQNYLTRFQLAPSMDEEEVAHWFLPQDNIIDTYVVEGAGGVLTDFASFYTLPSTVMHHPLHRSLKAAYSFYNVHTQTPLLDLMNDALILAKLKGFDVFNALDLMENKVFLEKLKFGIGDGNLQYYLYNWKCPPMDPDKVGLVLQ, encoded by the exons atgatGGCGGAGGACAGTGAATCCGCGGCGAGTCAGCAGAGCCTTGAACTGGACGATCAGGACACCTGCGGGATAGACGGAGACAACGAAGAGGAGAATGAGCATATGCAAGG GAGTCCAGGGGGAGATCTGGGGgccaagaggaagaagaagaagcagaagaggaagaaagagaagcCAAGCTCGGGAGGAGCCAAGTCTGATTCTGCCTCTGACTCTCAGGAGATAAAG AACCCTGGCTTGCCCATTCAGAAGCTGCAGGACATCCAAAGAGCCATGGAGCTGCTGTCCTGCCAGGGTCCAGCAAAGAGCATCGATGAGGCAGCCAAGCACAAGTACCAGTTCTGGGACACCCAGCCCGTGCCCAAGCTAA ATGAGGTGGTGACGAGTCATGGGCCGATAGAAgcagacaaagaaaacattagACAGGAGCCGTATTCCTTACCTCAAGGCTTTATGTGGGACACTCTGGATCTCAGCAATGCAGATGTA CTGAAGGAGTTGTACACATTGTTGAATGAGAACTATGTGGAGGATGACGACAACATGTTCAGATTTGATTATTCACCAAACTTTCTCAAATG gGCTCTGCGCCCACCTGGCTGGCTACCACAGTGGCATTGTGGAGTGAGAGTGTCCTCAAATAAGAAGCTTGTTGGCTTCATCAGTGCCATCCCTGCAGATATACGCATCTATGACAT ACTGAAGAGGCTGGTTGAAATCAACTTCCTGTGTGTCCATAAGAAGCTGCGTTCAAAGCGCGTGGCTCCAGTGCTAATCAGAGAGATCACACGGAGGGTGAACTTAGAAGGAATATTTCAAGCAGTATACACAGCAGGAGTGGTTCTGCCTAAACCTGTGTCCACATGCAG ATATTGGCATCGTTCTCTGAACCCCAGAAAGCTTGTGGAAGTAAAGTTCTCTCACCTGAGCAGAAACATGACCCTGCAAAGAACCATGAAACTCTACAGACTACCAGAT AGCACCAAGACCCCGGGTCTGCGGCCAATGGAGAGGCGTGACCTCCGCCAGGTCACCGAGCTGCTACAGAATTACCTGACTCGTTTCCAACTTGCACCTTCTATGGATGAAGAGGAGGTGGCTCACTGGTTCTTACCACAGGACAACATAATTGACACATATGTAGTAGAG GGTGCTGGTGGTGTACTGACAGATTTCGCTAGTTTCTACACTCTGCCCTCGACCGTGATGCATCACCCTCTCCATAGGAGCCTGAAGGCTGCTTACTCTTTTTACAATGTTCATACACAAACCCCACTTCTGGACTTAATGAATGACGCACTGATCCTAGCCAAACTG AAAGGCTTTGATGTGTTCAATGCCTTGGATCTAATGGAAAACAAGGTGTTCCTGGAGAAGCTCAAGTTTGGCATAGGAGATGGAAATCTGCAGTATTACCTCTACAACTGGAAATGTCCCCCTATGGACCCTGATAAG GTTGGCCTCGTCCTTCAGTAG
- the nmt2 gene encoding glycylpeptide N-tetradecanoyltransferase 2 isoform X1: MMAEDSESAASQQSLELDDQDTCGIDGDNEEENEHMQGSPGGDLGAKRKKKKQKRKKEKPSSGGAKSDSASDSQEIKNPGLPIQKLQDIQRAMELLSCQGPAKSIDEAAKHKYQFWDTQPVPKLNEVVTSHGPIEADKENIRQEPYSLPQGFMWDTLDLSNADVLKELYTLLNENYVEDDDNMFRFDYSPNFLKWALRPPGWLPQWHCGVRVSSNKKLVGFISAIPADIRIYDILKRLVEINFLCVHKKLRSKRVAPVLIREITRRVNLEGIFQAVYTAGVVLPKPVSTCRYWHRSLNPRKLVEVKFSHLSRNMTLQRTMKLYRLPDSTKTPGLRPMERRDLRQVTELLQNYLTRFQLAPSMDEEEVAHWFLPQDNIIDTYVVEGAGGVLTDFASFYTLPSTVMHHPLHRSLKAAYSFYNVHTQTPLLDLMNDALILAKLKGFDVFNALDLMENKVFLEKLKFGIGDGNLQYYLYNWKCPPMDPDKVGGMICLS, from the exons atgatGGCGGAGGACAGTGAATCCGCGGCGAGTCAGCAGAGCCTTGAACTGGACGATCAGGACACCTGCGGGATAGACGGAGACAACGAAGAGGAGAATGAGCATATGCAAGG GAGTCCAGGGGGAGATCTGGGGgccaagaggaagaagaagaagcagaagaggaagaaagagaagcCAAGCTCGGGAGGAGCCAAGTCTGATTCTGCCTCTGACTCTCAGGAGATAAAG AACCCTGGCTTGCCCATTCAGAAGCTGCAGGACATCCAAAGAGCCATGGAGCTGCTGTCCTGCCAGGGTCCAGCAAAGAGCATCGATGAGGCAGCCAAGCACAAGTACCAGTTCTGGGACACCCAGCCCGTGCCCAAGCTAA ATGAGGTGGTGACGAGTCATGGGCCGATAGAAgcagacaaagaaaacattagACAGGAGCCGTATTCCTTACCTCAAGGCTTTATGTGGGACACTCTGGATCTCAGCAATGCAGATGTA CTGAAGGAGTTGTACACATTGTTGAATGAGAACTATGTGGAGGATGACGACAACATGTTCAGATTTGATTATTCACCAAACTTTCTCAAATG gGCTCTGCGCCCACCTGGCTGGCTACCACAGTGGCATTGTGGAGTGAGAGTGTCCTCAAATAAGAAGCTTGTTGGCTTCATCAGTGCCATCCCTGCAGATATACGCATCTATGACAT ACTGAAGAGGCTGGTTGAAATCAACTTCCTGTGTGTCCATAAGAAGCTGCGTTCAAAGCGCGTGGCTCCAGTGCTAATCAGAGAGATCACACGGAGGGTGAACTTAGAAGGAATATTTCAAGCAGTATACACAGCAGGAGTGGTTCTGCCTAAACCTGTGTCCACATGCAG ATATTGGCATCGTTCTCTGAACCCCAGAAAGCTTGTGGAAGTAAAGTTCTCTCACCTGAGCAGAAACATGACCCTGCAAAGAACCATGAAACTCTACAGACTACCAGAT AGCACCAAGACCCCGGGTCTGCGGCCAATGGAGAGGCGTGACCTCCGCCAGGTCACCGAGCTGCTACAGAATTACCTGACTCGTTTCCAACTTGCACCTTCTATGGATGAAGAGGAGGTGGCTCACTGGTTCTTACCACAGGACAACATAATTGACACATATGTAGTAGAG GGTGCTGGTGGTGTACTGACAGATTTCGCTAGTTTCTACACTCTGCCCTCGACCGTGATGCATCACCCTCTCCATAGGAGCCTGAAGGCTGCTTACTCTTTTTACAATGTTCATACACAAACCCCACTTCTGGACTTAATGAATGACGCACTGATCCTAGCCAAACTG AAAGGCTTTGATGTGTTCAATGCCTTGGATCTAATGGAAAACAAGGTGTTCCTGGAGAAGCTCAAGTTTGGCATAGGAGATGGAAATCTGCAGTATTACCTCTACAACTGGAAATGTCCCCCTATGGACCCTGATAAGGTCGGCGGCATGATTTGTCTGAGCTAA
- the crot gene encoding peroxisomal carnitine O-octanoyltransferase, whose translation MANHLSESLPERTFGYQSSLPPLPVPSLEMSLFKYLEAVHPFASETEFKATADIVKKFQEGVGKELHLKLLQRARTKKNWLEEWWLDVAYLEVRIPSQLNVNFGGPGPYLEHCWPPAEGTHLQRASINTWHTLQYWNLIRTERLAPQKAGKTALDMDQFRMLFCTCKVPGVKKDTIRNYFKTEREGPCPSHLVVMCRGRIFTFDALYDGQILTPPELLRQLSYVTERCEGEPEGDGVAALTSEERTRWAKAREHLISIDPHNKTILETIQSSLFVVSLDETKPYSTPENYTNITREALTGNATIRWGDKSYNSLVFANGTFGSTCDHAPYDAMVLVSMCWYLDQQIKAAEGKWKGSDAVRPVPVPEELVFTVDEQVRSDISHAKQQYLESTQDLQVVCYAFTAFGKAAIKQKKLHPDTFVQLAMQLAYYRIYKKPGSCYETAMTRKFYHGRTETMRPCTQEALKWCEAMMDPSCDVNAKRKALLVAFNKHNKLMAEAQEGKGFDRHLLGLYLIAKEEGRPTPELFTDPLYAKSGGGGNFVLSSSLVGYTTVLGAVAPMVHHGYGFFYRIRDDRIVVSISAWKSCHQTDAVSLFNNFCSSLHEMLHLATTSQL comes from the exons ATGGCTAATCATTTGTCAGAGTCTCTGCCAGAGCGGACCTTCGGGTACCAAAGCAGCCTGCCACCGCTGCCTGTCCCGTCACTAGAGATGAGCCTTTtcaagtacctggaagcag TTCATCCATTTGCATCTGAGACTGAGTTTAAGGCTACAGCGGACATTGTGAAGAAATTTCAAGAGGGTGTTGGGAAAGAGCTGCACTTGAAACTACTGCAGAGAGCCAGGACAAAGAAAAACTGG CTGGAAGAATGGTGGTTAGATGTTGCCTATCTGGAGGTCCGCATCCCCTCTCAGCTGAATGTGAACTTTGGCGGCCCGGGACCCTACCTGGAGCACTGCTGGCCCCCTGCAGAGGGAACTCATCTACAGAGGGCCAGTATAAACACATGGCATACGCTACAGTACTGGAACCTGATCCGCAC GGAGAGGCTGGCTCCTCAGAAAGCTGGCAAAACAGCATTAGATATGGACCAGTTCAGAATGCTGTTCTGCACTTGCAAAGTACCTGGAGTAAAGAAGGACACCATTCGTAACTACTTCAAGACCG AGCGTGAGGGTCCGTGCCCCTCCCATTTGGTAGTGATGTGTCGTGGACGGATCTTCACATTTGACGCTCTCTATGACGGACAGATCCTCACCCCTCCAGAACTACTCAG GCAGTTGAGCTATGTGACAGAGCGCTGTGAGGGAGAGCCAGAGGGAGATGGAGTGGCTGCTCTCACCTCAGAGGAGAGGACTCGCTGGGCGAAA GCCAGGGAGCATCTAATAAGCATTGATCCACACAATAAGACCATCCTGGAGACCATCCAGAGCAGCCTGTTCGTCGTATCTCTGGACGAAACAAAACCCTACTCTACTCCAGAGAACTACACAAAT ATAACCCGGGAAGCCCTTACAGGCAACGCCACCATCCGCTGGGGTGACAAATCGTACAATTCACTCGTGTTCGCCAATGGCACTTTTGGATCCACGTGTGAT CATGCACCATATGATGCCATGGTACTGGTGTCTATGTGTTGGTATCTGGACCAGcaaattaaagctgcagaaGGCAAATGGAAG GGCTCAGACGCAGTCAGACCCGTGCCCGTTCCTGAAGAGCTGGTGTTTACTGTGGACGAACAAGTCCGGAGTGACATCAGCCACGCCAAACAGCAATACCTGGAGTCG ACACAGGACCTGCAGGTGGTGTGTTACGCCTTCACTGCATTTGGAAAAGCAGCCATCAAACAGAAAAAGCTGCATCCAGACACTTTTGTTCAACTAGCAATGCAGTTGGCCTACTACAGAATATACAAAAA GCCAGGAAGTTGTTATGAGACAGCAATGACTCGCAAGTTCTACCACGGTAGGACGGAGACTATGCGGCCCTGCACCCAGGAGGCACTGAAGTGGTGTGAAGCCATGATGGACCCCTCGTGCgac GTTAATGCCAAGAGGAAAGCCCTGCTGGTGGCCttcaataaacacaacaaactgATGGCTGAAGCCCAGGAAGGAAAAG GTTTTGACAGGCATCTTCTTGGGCTGTATCTTATTGCCAAGGAGGAGGGACGTCCCACTCCAGAACTCTTCACAGATCCCCTCTATGCAAAGAG TGGCGGTGGTGGTAACTTTGTGCTGTCGTCCAGTCTGGTGGGCTACACCACAGTTCTTGGGGCCGTGGCTCCCATGGTGCACCATGGCTATGGCTTTTTCTATCGCATCAGAGATGACAG GATTGTGGTCTCCATCTCGGCGTGGAAGTCTTGCCATCAGACAGATGCTGTGTCACTATTTAACAACTTCTGTAGCTCCTTGCACGAGATGCTCCACTTGGCCACCACATCTCAGCTTTAA